The window TTTCCCGTTATCAAGGCATGCTGAACACTGGGTGAACTGTTGGACTGAAATCACTAATGTTCatgaaacatattttctcacttgaTCCAAGTGGAGAtcattttggtgttatttgccCAGGTTAAATGCATAAATATACATATCAAATGAAAGGAGAGCATCAATAACATatcaaacaatacaaaaagtgaagtttaaattctattttacataaaatactGCTTATCAAAGGTCTGTCCTCACTCTCCGTCAACCTTTTTCCACTTCCTGTTCATGGTGGATGCACCAGTGGGACACATGGGCTGCGTTTCATTAGTAGTTCCACTTCCCCTCATTCACCTACCCTCAGTCCTTGGTGTTTATGTAACAGCATACATTGCACATAGGCCActtggagagcagagggaaagtggGCAGGGGAACGCACCTGCCCTTGTATTCTTTCGGCCCAAACCATCATGGATTCGTTGTAGGCTCAGCGCTATACTGCTTTTTACAAGTCATCAGAAATATCTGCAGACTCATTTTAATAAGGCGAAGACGTCTTCTGCGGACAATTGCAATATGTAGGCACTTTGAAATtagctgcatcagtttctgttttagaaatttctgtttgtgatctgCAAGGCAGCAATTATACCACGGCTAAACAGCCAGTGCCGTGGATGCCCCGGATTGTGGCCGTAATGCCCCTTCTAAAATTAACTACCCACACCGCCAGTTTGGCATGCCCTGTTTTGAAGTGGCCGTTGTGCCTAACTAGGCAACACGAGTTTTAtgtacattactgccacctaacCATGGATATATTTTCTTGCATCAAATGCAtaactgcaatgcattgtgggtgatataCACTTCTGGAAGGACCATCATTGTTGACTCGCTCCCTCAGCTCTCCAAGGGGCGATCtcaccaagttcacttcagGTTTTCAGACAAATGGAACGACACTTATGATGGCGGCAGAGATTCCCCTGAGGGGAAGTCAACGAGGGCTTGTTGAATGACTAATGAAACGCAGCCATGGTCTGggaagttttacattttttgatattttaaacaatgtttATATCACTGCGGTCACAGCTTTTATACTTCAACAGCATCTTTACATTATTATGGTTAGTTAATAATTGTAAATTACAGGAACGGAGGAATACACAAAATGGCTCCAGTGTACAACAGCAATCCAGTAACCCAGAGTGGGCATACTGCACTATCTCCTCAAGAAAAGTGAGGCAACAATATTCCATTCATTggaaacactttatttggattgTCTGCCTACTGTTGTGACCTCAGGCAGTTGTCTGGGGGAAAATGCTAGTATACTTAATCAGTTTTCATCTCCATCAGTTGCTTGTCAACAACGTCAGCAGTTTGTCAACATCATCAGATGATAattgtgttcatttttaaataaacatattaGTTGTCTGTGTTCaatttattgtgtttatatcaaaaatacatacatacatacatttttcctcttacctgtagtgctatgtatccatctagattgtttgtTGTGAGTTGCtgtgttttggagatatcggcagTACAGATGtctgaatttttttaatgtaatggaactcagcttgtggtgctcaaagcacaaaaaaaatacatttgataaactcaacagcaatgtctctttccacaaatcatgacccggttactcaagataatccacagatttgttgtgagcagtttcatgtgggaacttttctttctaccaatagttcctgcatgaaactgctcacaacaagggaTTGCTGATGacttaacaagactaagagtctacagccatgctattTTAGTTCGATCTTTGTTTAGCATttctaattagcaataaacacaaaggacagctgatgggaatgtaatcagttttgcaaatgttttgacataaaccaaagtactggacaataAAGCAATAAGCCCCAGTAGGCCGTGGTTTATAGTGGTTTTAAAACAGCAATCCattaaatagttgttgagatatttcagtctggaccaaactgCTGGACCAACTAACAGACCGACATAATTTGAATTTGCCTGGGAATTCATTATGGACTGACACAGTGGACATGCAAGGGTTTAACCAGAGAGCAACATTATATCAGACAGAAATGGAAGAATCTGTCTATAGGGATTTCTTTGAAGTGGTCTCTATTTAACTGCCTATGTGAGCTCAGTGGGTGGAGGAGTCTTACTCTATTTCCTGTGATTGTGGTTGGGGCACTTCctgtgtttaaaacaaatacaggaaATGTTGTCTGGATTCACATGAATGTCCTTGGCACTCCAAAACAGTACATTCAAGCTACTTAAGCAAACACAGGTGATAGACAAGTGTGCCCAAATCCACTTTGTTTTAGACTTGACTGTTTTAATTCAGTTTGCATAGCTGTCCATTCACCTGAAGGGCAAACCTCACATTGAATATAGgaacaaaaatacaaagcaaTGAGTTTTACAATGCATGGAAAAACTGCAAACTAATTTGGGTTGTTTTGAACAATGCTTGTGAGTGAGCAGTCAtacattcttctttttttactttatgtaatcatatatacacattatcCCCCATAATTCCCCCCAGGAAGTGTTTGTACTACTCTTTAAAGTCATACCTTATTTCCTACTGTAAGAGAGTCTGAATTTGGGCACTACAACCACAGAAGAAAATCATAAAAAAGTTTGATCCTTACTGATGACCACACAGTTAGAGGCACAATAAATACAATCAATAATTAAactaaaatcaaacaaataaacaatttattacaCTGATTGATTAcgatattaatattattactacATGGCAACTATATGACTATTTAATATGACTACAGGCTGCATTctgtgctgcctttgacacaactgatcatggcattcttctagatagactgaggcactgggtgggcatatctggcactgcactagactggttctcatcattgtccaataggaaattctgtgtcaccattaataacttcatgtcatccttttcccatatcaactatggtgtgcATCAAGGTTCAGTTCTGGGCCCAATACTGTTCTCCCTATATATACTCACCTTCGGTGATGTCACCCatagacatgggatttcttttcattgctatgcagatgacacacagttgcaCCTACCTGTCAAGCCAACTGACCTTAgtactgcctgtctgacataaattgttattgggccccaacatatcactaaacaaatactgccatctactggtaacctgtcacaacatatcaagcctgttgcaagaaatcttggtgtcctgtttgatagcaatttatgttttgagcaacatatcactaagcttgtccagtcatgtttttatcacctcagaaatattgcaaaaatacgatctattttaaatgttattgatgCAGAAACTATtatgcatgcttttatctcctcacgccttgattattatAACAGCCTATTCACTTgccttaatcaaaaaactttgaaacaactgcagactgtacagaactcagctgctaggcttttaaccacgaccaagaggtacgatcacatcacacctgctttagcctctttacattggctccctgtttgttttaggattgattttaagatcttattgattacttttaaggctcttcatggcctggctccagattatattttagacctgtTAATCCCTTGTaaacctttacgtagtttgaaatcttcaggcaggggtcttctgtctgttcttgagaccaggatgaaaactacggggggcagagcttttgccattAGGGCCCCAAGGATCTGGAACGACCTCCCCTAAGAaattaggctgtctgagtcagtgtcttcttttaagtctcttctcaaaatgcacttttactggaaagcatatcctgatcttaacTGAGTTGTCTGTATATTTTAatggtttttaatttattgtattgtattttattattattattattataaatatgtttatataaatatatttttatatataaaagtgTAGGTCGACTGTAGTCCCTGTGGTAGCAGGGTGGCAAAGGTCCCTGGTTTATTCCCTGCAGCAGCTATTATGTGTCCATCCATGACGTCCAACTGTAATGTCAAAGTGTTTCTGAGACTCTGACCCCTCTGTGTTCATGTATTGTAAGGCACCACAATTAAAGGAGTCAGCTTAAATGCCTAAAGCCAGCTGGGGCCGGAAACATCTGGGGAAGCAGTCAAAACACTGCGCAGCCTgccattgttttctatttcaaaACAGAACTGGCCAgtggggggagaaaaaaagaacccATAATGGCTGATAAGCATGGTTTCCGTTTTAAGTTTGTGTCTCAAACAGGATACATGAGCATGAGTGTTAGTTTCGGACCCACACTACTTGTTTTTGGCTGCGAATTGACAACCACATATTGGTCACATTTTACCCCAAAACTCCCAGAGACCTTCTGGATATCAGCTAATTTGTTGAACTCTATGGCAATTATGTTGTTGATTTTTCTACTGCAGCTCATCAACAGCTTTGAGGGTTTATCTGGAGCTGAACATGAGACGCTGTGCACCTCTAATGCCTGCTTCACCCTGCATACGGACAGGGTGAGTTTTGAGAAGGCCCGTCACAACTGTATCCACAATGGCGGTTATCTCatgacagtcagagacagagaagaagaggatgtGCTGCGCTCGCTTCTCTCACAGATCCAAAGACAGGACAGGGCGCTTAAATTTTGGATTGGATTAAAACTGCACAGAGGGGACTGTGTGTTAGCTGACAAGACTCTCAGGGGGTTTAAGTGGACATCTGGGGAGGACGATTCCCACTACTCCAACTGGGAAAAAGAACCTGTCACCACATGTACAGAGGAGAGATGTGTAAGGGTTCATTACACTTTATCAGGTCAGAACCAACTGAAATGGATTGCTGGACCTTGCAAAAGCACTGCTTTTTATGCATGTAAGTTTTACTTTAAAGGAATGTGTAAACCTTTGGCTCTGTTGGGGCCTGGACAAATAACCTACACAGCGCCCTTCTCAGAAGATCCACAGAGAAGTGAAATGCAATCATTTCCACTTGGAACGTATGCTATAATTTTATGTAGTGACCAAGAGTCACACTACTCTGTGTGCACCTTGATGGGCAACATCTATCGTTGGCATGTCACTGGTCCATTTTGCAAAACAGGAAAGCAAAATTGCATGATAAACAATGGCGGATGTGAACATTTGTGCCATCAGGATGCAGATGAGGTTAGATGCTTTTGCAGAGAAGGTTACGACCTGGATGAGGATGGACTCACTTGCAGGATAAAAAACGTGTGCGGTGTTGTTACTTGTGAGTATCAGTGCATAATGGATGAGTCTGGATATTCTTGCAAATGTCCCGATGGCTTCAAACTGGATGCAAACCAGCGCAACTGCTCTGACATTGATGAGTGCCAGTCACAAGCCTGTGAGCATCAACTGTGCTTAAATACGCACGGCAGTTACACGTGTGAGTGTAAAGATGGCTACGAAATGGTCGACGGTAAGTGCAGTGATATAGATGAGTGCGCGCAATCAAGATGCGAGCACAGCTGCTCGAACAGTATCGGATCCTTCTCTTGTTACTGCAATAATGGTTTAATTTTATCCGAAGACGGCCACTCGTGTGTAGACATGAATGAATGTGTCAGTAATCGCTGTCAGTTCAAATGCGTCAATACCGTGGGCAGCTTCCTGTGCACCTGCCCGCAAGGCTTCCACATGGAGGCTGATGGATCGACTTGCGCTCCAGATATGACCGAGAAATCAGCTGCTTCATCTGATGGCAAGGCTGAGGaggaaacacaagaaaactACACGGAGTCTTTGACCAGAACCACAGTCGAGCTCCAACACCAGTCCCCTCACACTGATGCACCGCCTCCAGACCTGGTGAACGTCACGCACGGTGATCGGCAGAGCAACACATCCTTGGTGACAAGTTTAGCCGACACAGTAAATTCCAGAGTGATAATCTGCGTCCTTGGTTCAGTcattcctctgctgctgttggtcGCATTGACTCTGGCTATTGCAATTTGGCGATGCAGTCGCTCCAAAAAAGAAGCCAAGAAAAATGCCACTACAGATGGCTACTGTTGGGTGTCCTCAGGTTTAGATCCGCGATTAGAGAAACTATATGAGTCCATCTTGACTGATGACCTATGACCTGATAGTGATGGAGAAGACATGCaatattatgtttatttatgtacttTATGTTCTTGCAACTTAATGTTAATGTATCAAATCAAATATCAAATcacaaatcagaaaaataactttattgtcCACCAGAAGGTGATTTCTCTTTGACAACAAGCAAAAAGACATAGTACACATATAGAGTAGAAACATAGTGGGTAAGAAATAGAAAATTATGGTAAATTTGACTGTGCACGAAGTAGCAGAGTGAAAATATGTCTGAACAAGTCCTGTTATGAAGGGGATATGAGGGGCTCTGTATAATGAACCTTCCAGGATTCCAGAAAGTGTAGATGTGAGAAAGTTGTACCAGGATGTAATGTTGAAAgtgagcattttaatgttaagatCAGTCAGCTAAATTTATAATTTATCTTGTCATAACTGACTGatcacattttctatttctattttaccAATAGACATGTTTGAGTACTATATGCACCACTGTCTGTTCACTGAACCTGTGATCAGCTCCTGGACCAAGAACATGTTGTCTTTACTGCATTATTGAGATGACATCCAAagattatacagtatgttcacctTTCAGTACCACAtggcagtgatggaagaagtattcagattgtTTAcataaacctgcaataactgaattttttgttgttgttgggtttttttttggccacttggaggcaacGGAAACAAGTTGAGAACACAAAatttgacatatcatcaccttttaagttaatATGGTGTACCTGTGAGCAAACACATATCCAGCAGTTGaagagctgcctgctgcagctgaaaacgacactatgagagcggagagactgaaccaaaacagttataAAGTGGGTCGGACAgctgaacaatgagctgaaactcactataaagctctgtaaagccgagggaagttgcagagtcaggtgataattctttgtaggttcatcactaagAGTGAGtcatttcacattgtcatttgatacatttgtattgtgaaaatatcgattatagctgctttgaatacatgtagtggagtaaaaagcacaaaatttgcatttgaaatgtagtgaagtaccACAACATTGTAtgaaaatacagtacttgagcaaatgtacttactttccaccactgccacagGGATGTATTTGTGCACAAACCcaactaaacacattttacttgCTGAATGGAGTTTGCATATCTGATGCTGGTATATATATGATGTAATGATAAACGCATGTACATCAGAGCATCAAAACAtgctcaaaaacaaaataaatagtttGTTCTGAAATATGAAAAGTCTTTTGTTCCTATGTTTGCATTATGACAATCCTTGCCTTCACTAAccttggaaaaaaacattagtcCACTTTATCACTTTATCCTACTTCCTTCCCGTCACTTTATCATTGTCCTGAGGGGTGTTGTTTCCAGAGTAGGTAGCCACAGGCTTTAACTTCTCCATAATGTTTGCCAGCCAACGTTTTAAGACAATCTACTGCACGACATCATGGCCTGCTTGCGAATTACTGTGTTTGTGCCAGTGAAGGCAATGACAATGACTATTTTGATGTCAGTTATTTTTGTATTGTCTTTTAAGACAGGATTTGGTCTGAAACAGACTGGCACTTGTAGGCCTTTTTGTACTGGGAGTGACTGCATAACTGTAATCCAAGACAGGGTGGATTTTAAAACAGCTGAGGAAGCATGCCGTGACAGGAATGGAGAACTagtgacatttcagtctggGACAGATAAGAACATCCTTAACATTTTGAGTCAAGAATTGTATGGAAACTTCTGGATTGGACTGTGTTTACCAGCTGGCACCTGCAGCAACCTCTCAGCTCCACTGAGAGGCTACGAGTGGACCACTGGCAGTATACACCAGAGCTTTATTCCGTCCTTCAGCACCTGGGAAGACAGTGTTAAAGTCTGCTCTCCACACTGTGTGTCCCTTTCAAACGATCAAAAGTGGACAGAGAGGCTGTGCTCGGACAAAACTGATGGGTTTCTGtgcaaaacaaagcacaaagacGCATGCCGGGCACAAGGATTATCAGATCCAAATGTTTTCCAGAGCTCCAAAGGCTGTTCAGGTGGCCCCTGTGAACATATATGCACAGATGTAAAAGGAGGTTATAAATGCTCTTGTTTCAAAGGATATATCCCAGACAGCAAAGAACCCAAGCGGTGCAAAACCCACTGTGCACAACATAAATGCCCTGTGATATGTGAGGGAAACACATGCTTCTGCCCTGAAGGCTTTATAATTACTGATAACTTTTGTGAGGACATTGATGAATGTGACATGGGTGAATGTGATCAAGAGTGTAAAAACACTTTTGGAAGTTTTGTGTGCTCCTGCAGAAAAGGATTTATACTTCAAGATCAAGTCAAATGCATCAAAGCAGAGGACAGTGAAAGTTTTGTGATCACAACCCCTGTCGCCATAGGTTTTGTTAAACCAGCCgctaataataatacactgaaGGGTTCTTCTGCTGGTGGTTTTCTCTGGCTGTGGATTTTGTTGCTGTGGCTGTGGTAGTGTTTATATTTGTTCTAAGGTTTTATGTTGTTAAGCGTCAGAAGTGCAGACAACAAAACTCCAATCAACAGTCTGCCGCTCCTGTGGACAATAATGAGTGTTCGGTCCAGTCCATAAAAGGATGAACACTAACCCCACTGGTCCCTTTAACATTCACAGTTTGAGAGACTTGTCCATTACATTTATCAGATGGCTGCTGCAGGTAACTTCTCAGGAtaaactgttttgattcagGTCTCTGATTTTTGAATGAAggtaatgcattttaaaatatcaatattataACAAATTTAATATATAGgattatgttaatgttgttggtGTCCCAGGTGCAGCTGAGAGTTAATTTGATATACTATTTGGTAGTTGATAAATCTGAACTGTCAGACAATCAGCAGCAGTTGACAGCAGTCAAGCAAAAAGTAAAATGGAGTTGAGAAGAGAAAAGTCTCACAAAATGGAAATCCTAAGGGAAAGCGCCAGTGCCTTTAAATGTTACTTCCATTCATTACCTGAGTAAACGTACTGTGttcttttcagcactgactGTTTCTTTATAGAATGAACATTaatttttgtgcatgtgcatttaaCTGTTTGTAAAATATGAGTTTTGAAGTACAAGAGTGAAATGGTCTTTAATGTAGGACAATAGATTTCATGTGTCATTTTGTGGTCATTTATGTAACGTGTCATGAaattaaaatctaaattcaTTCATTCGTAACAACAATTCATTGTTGTGTCATTCTTGTTCTTAGAGTGCCACCTACTTTTCTTTTGAGCAAATTGCCAGAAAGGGGGTGAAACCGGTTACACAACAGTCACATGTGGCTTCCTGACTGTTACACGTGCATGCTTCTTTCTGGTGAATCCTGATGTTGTAGATGATCATTTGATGAAAAATGATTGCTCATTCTAATACTGGGAGACCTTTAGTAAGAAAACCAGCATTTTTCTAGACAACAAAATTTCCAATGGTGGAATAGGTCATTTTCATGTTAGACATTTATATGTCACAGTAGGA is drawn from Siniperca chuatsi isolate FFG_IHB_CAS linkage group LG15, ASM2008510v1, whole genome shotgun sequence and contains these coding sequences:
- the LOC122861857 gene encoding complement component C1q receptor, with the protein product MSMSVSFGPTLLVFGCELTTTYWSHFTPKLPETFWISANLLNSMAIMLLIFLLQLINSFEGLSGAEHETLCTSNACFTLHTDRVSFEKARHNCIHNGGYLMTVRDREEEDVLRSLLSQIQRQDRALKFWIGLKLHRGDCVLADKTLRGFKWTSGEDDSHYSNWEKEPVTTCTEERCVRVHYTLSGQNQLKWIAGPCKSTAFYACKFYFKGMCKPLALLGPGQITYTAPFSEDPQRSEMQSFPLGTYAIILCSDQESHYSVCTLMGNIYRWHVTGPFCKTGKQNCMINNGGCEHLCHQDADEVRCFCREGYDLDEDGLTCRIKNVCGVVTCEYQCIMDESGYSCKCPDGFKLDANQRNCSDIDECQSQACEHQLCLNTHGSYTCECKDGYEMVDGKCSDIDECAQSRCEHSCSNSIGSFSCYCNNGLILSEDGHSCVDMNECVSNRCQFKCVNTVGSFLCTCPQGFHMEADGSTCAPDMTEKSAASSDGKAEEETQENYTESLTRTTVELQHQSPHTDAPPPDLVNVTHGDRQSNTSLVTSLADTVNSRVIICVLGSVIPLLLLVALTLAIAIWRCSRSKKEAKKNATTDGYCWVSSGLDPRLEKLYESILTDDL
- the LOC122861859 gene encoding LOW QUALITY PROTEIN: thrombomodulin (The sequence of the model RefSeq protein was modified relative to this genomic sequence to represent the inferred CDS: inserted 1 base in 1 codon); the encoded protein is MACLRITVFVPVKAMTMTILMSVIFVLSFKTGFGLKQTGTCRPFCTGSDCITVIQDRVDFKTAEEACRDRNGELVTFQSGTDKNILNILSQELYGNFWIGLCLPAGTCSNLSAPLRGYEWTTGSIHQSFIPSFSTWEDSVKVCSPHCVSLSNDQKWTERLCSDKTDGFLCKTKHKDACRAQGLSDPNVFQSSKGCSGGPCEHICTDVKGGYKCSCFKGYIPDSKEPKRCKTHCAQHKCPVICEGNTCFCPEGFIITDNFCEDIDECDMGECDQECKNTFGSFVCSCRKGFILQDQVKCIKAEDSESFVITTPVAIGFVKPAANNNTLKGSSAGGFLWLWXFVAVAVVVFIFVLRFYVVKRQKCRQQNSNQQSAAPVDNNECSVQSIKG